Part of the Sulfuriflexus mobilis genome is shown below.
GGCACATTGTACCCCACTGCGCACGGCCGCTTCGAGTGTTGATGGATAAGGACTACGTGTGTAGTCGCCGGCCAGCCAGAGATTTTGTACCGGTGTCGCATTTTCCGGGCGCAAGTTGTCGATATCGACACAGGCACTAAAGGTCGCGCGTTTTTCCCTTACCACCAGGTGTTGCAAGGGTGCGGGCCAGTCAAAGGCGCTGCAGAGTTCTTCACTGACCTGTTGTGCGAGAGTGGCATTGTCTTGTTGCATGTGTGGGCCCTCGGCACTGATCACCACGGCCATCAGACCAGGTTGATCGGCAAAGCGGCGATCAAACAGCCATTGCCCGGTCATGCTCTGCAGGCCGGTCATGGCCTGCGGCAGTGAAACACTCTCCGGGTATTGCAGGTAAAGGGTACAGATGGGTTGGTATTCCAGTTGTCCGAGCCGGTCATGGATGTCAGCGAGTGCATCCTGTTTGGCCAACAGGTCCTGACAATGTCGGGGCGAGCCGGCGATGATGACCTGCGCAGCGGGAAAATATTCCTGATCGACATAGACGCCGTGACAGGCCCCATCGTGGATATCCAGCCGGCTAACACGTTGCGCGAGGGTGGCCTGACTACCCTGTGATTCAATATAGGCGATCGCCGGCTGGACAAAAAGCTGACCAAGGTCGGTACGTGTATACATGGCGTCGGCATCGGCGGCATGTCGGGTAAAACTGTCACGGATAACATGGAGAAAAATACGCGCAGAGGCCTTTTTGATCGGGGTGTTCAGGGCCGCCAGGCAGATGGGCTCCCAGAGACTATCAATGACCTTTTTCGGTTGTCCCACCAGCAGGGCCATAACGCTGATGTCATCCGGCAAGGTATAGTCGCGCCGTTGCAGGGTATACATAAAACGCAGGGTCTTGAAACGTTCAGCCAGGGAATAGCCGTGTGCGCTGAGAATGGCAGTGAGAA
Proteins encoded:
- the hpnE gene encoding hydroxysqualene dehydroxylase HpnE; translation: MNENRSQDLPVVIVGGGWAGLSAAVALASKGQSVRLLESAKQFGGRARCIAFDGLRVDNGQHLLLGAYTETLKIMQTCQTDIDKVLLRERLTWQMQDKKGQAIRLRVGRLPAPFNFLTAILSAHGYSLAERFKTLRFMYTLQRRDYTLPDDISVMALLVGQPKKVIDSLWEPICLAALNTPIKKASARIFLHVIRDSFTRHAADADAMYTRTDLGQLFVQPAIAYIESQGSQATLAQRVSRLDIHDGACHGVYVDQEYFPAAQVIIAGSPRHCQDLLAKQDALADIHDRLGQLEYQPICTLYLQYPESVSLPQAMTGLQSMTGQWLFDRRFADQPGLMAVVISAEGPHMQQDNATLAQQVSEELCSAFDWPAPLQHLVVREKRATFSACVDIDNLRPENATPVQNLWLAGDYTRSPYPSTLEAAVRSGVQCAASILQLNKRNPA